Proteins encoded in a region of the Loxodonta africana isolate mLoxAfr1 chromosome 22, mLoxAfr1.hap2, whole genome shotgun sequence genome:
- the ACTR8 gene encoding actin-related protein 8, which produces MTQAEKGDTENGKEKGGEKEKEQRGVKRPIVPALVPESLQEQIQSNFIVVIHPGSTTLRIGRATDTLPASIPHIIARRHKQQGQPLYKDNWLLREGLNKPESNEQRQNGLKMVDQAIWSKKMSNGTRRIPVTPEQARSYNKQMRPAILDHCSGNKWTNTSHHPEYLVGEEALYVNPLDCYNIHWPIRRGQLNIHPGPGGSLTAVLADIEVIWSHAIQKYLEIPLKDLKYYRCILLIPDIYNKQHVKELVNMILMKMGFSGIVVHQESVCATFGSGLSSTCIVDVGDQKTSVCCVEDGVSHRNTRLCLAYGGSDVSRCFYWLMQRAGFPYRECQLTNKMDCLLLQHLKETFCHLDQDISGLQDHEFQIRHPDSPALLYQFRLGDEKLQAPMALFYPATFGIVGQKMTSLQHRSQGDPEDPHDEHYLLATQSKQEQSAKATADRKSASKPIGFEGDLRGQSSDLPERLHSQEVDLGSSQGDCLMAGNDSEEALTALMSRKTAISLFEGKALGLDKAILHSIDCCSSDDTKKKMYSSILVVGGGLMFHKAQEFLQHRILNKMPPSFRRIIENVDVITRPKDMDPRLIAWKGGAVLACLDTTQELWIYQREWQRFGVRMLRERAAFVW; this is translated from the exons ATGACCCAAGCAGAGAAGGGAGACACGGAAAACGGGAAGGAGAAGGGcggggagaaggagaaggagcagCGCGGTGTGAAGCGGCCCATCGTGCCCGCGCTGGTGCCGGAGTCGCTGCAGGAG CAAATCCAGAGCAACTTCATCGTTGTCATTCATCCAGGTTCAACAACTTTGAGAATTGGTCGAGCCACAGACACACTGCCTGCCAGCATTCCTCACATCATTGCACGAAGACACAAACAACAAGGGCAGCCCCTATACAAGGACAACTGGCTACTAAGGGAGGGACTAAAT aaACCTGAAAGTAATGAACAAAGACAAAATGGTCTTAAAATGGTGGATCAAGCCATATGGTCTAAAAAGATGTCAAATGGTACCAGACGGATTCCTGTGACCCCGGAACAG GCACGATCCTATAACAAGCAGATGCGACCTGCAATTTTAGATCACTGCTCTGGAAATAAGTGGACAAACACATCTCATCACCCTGAGTATTTGGTAGGAGAAGAG GCCTTGTATGTTAATCCATTGGACTGTTATAATATTCACTGGCCCATCAGAAGAGGTCAGTTAAATATTCACCCAGGACCTGGGGGCTCCCTTACGGCTGTTCTGGCAGATATCGAAGTAATATGGTCTCATGCAATACAAAAATACTTGGAAATCCCACTGAAAGATTTAAAG TATTATAGATGTATCTTGTTAATTCCTGATATCTATAATAAACAGCATGTGAAAGAATTAGTGAATATGATACTGATGAAAATGGGCTTTTCAG GGATCGTGGTCCATCAGGAGTCTGTGTGTGCCACCTTTGGAAGTGGCTTGAGCAGCACATGTATTGTAGACGTTGGGGACCAGAAGACAAGCGTGTGCTGTGTGGAGGATGGGGTCTCTCATCGCAACACTCG GCTCTGTCTGGCATATGGCGGATCTGATGTGTCAAGATGTTTCTATTGGCTAATGCAGCGAGCTGGGTTCCCATACAGAGAATGCCAGTTAACAAACAAAATGGATTGCCTTCTTCTGCAGCACCTTAAAGAAACTTTTTGTCATTTAGATCAG GACATCTCTGGGCTGCAGGACCATGAGTTTCAGATTCGACATCCTGATTCCCCAGCCCTGCTTTACCAGTTTCGATTAGGAGATGAGAAACTCCAG GCTCCGATGGCTTTGTTCTACCCAGCAACATTTGGAATTGTTGGACAGAAAATGACAAGTTTGCAGCACAGGTCCCAGGGTGATCCTGAGGACCCTCATGATGAACATTATCTCCTGGCCACTCAGAGCAAGCAGGAACAG TCTGCAAAAGCTACTGCTGACCGAAAGTCTGCATCCAAACCCATTGGATTTGAAGGGGATCTTCGTGGCCAGTCCTCTGATCTTCCAGAAAGACTCCATTCCCAGGAGGTGGATTTGGGATCCTCCCAGGGAGACTGCCTGATGGCGGGCAATGATTCTGAGGAGGCCCTCACTGCACTGATGTCCAGGAAGACTGCCATCTCACTGTTTGAAGGGAAAGCCCTGGGCCTGGATAAAGCCATCCTTCATAGCATAGACTGCTGTT CATCTGATGATACCAAAAAGAAGATGTACAGCTCCATCCTGGTGGTAGGAGGTGGCTTGATGTTTCATAAAGCTCAAGAATTCCTGCAGCACAGAATACTCAACAAAATGCCACCTTCATTCAGGAGAATTATTGAAAATGTGGACGTGATTACAAGGCCTAAG GACATGGATCCCCGGCTGATTGCATGGAAAGGAGGGGCAGTGTTGGCTTGTTTGGATACGACACAGGAACTGTGGATTTATCAGCGAGAATGGCAACGCTTTGGTGTCCGCATGTTACGAGAGCGGGCTGCTTTTGTGTGGTGA